From Actinosynnema mirum DSM 43827, a single genomic window includes:
- a CDS encoding GP88 family protein, producing MLTQNRYLRQFGIYGFTLPALAGRLPDGRTYLTCPTAGVCAGVCYARHGTYRFPQVLAKHERNLARVLDDLPQWESDILAELAHERFRGGKALRVHDSGDYFSDAYLSAWLRIARAVPDVLFYSYTKEVSRFRRLVEPDPPANFRWVYSYGGREDHLLDPEHGDRVADVFPDEAAITSAGWHTNAATDLDAVLGPSPVGMTQNAQPHLRHRIGGRTFGEWQAAEHARGRSLPRRPPHR from the coding sequence CTGCTGACCCAGAACCGCTACCTGCGGCAGTTCGGGATCTACGGCTTCACCCTGCCCGCGCTGGCCGGACGCCTACCCGACGGCCGCACCTACCTGACCTGCCCGACCGCCGGGGTGTGCGCCGGGGTGTGCTACGCCCGGCACGGCACCTACCGATTCCCCCAGGTCCTGGCCAAGCACGAGCGCAACCTCGCGCGGGTACTGGACGACCTGCCGCAGTGGGAGAGCGACATCCTCGCCGAACTCGCGCACGAACGGTTCCGGGGAGGCAAGGCGCTAAGGGTGCACGACAGCGGGGACTACTTCTCCGACGCCTACCTGAGCGCCTGGCTGCGCATCGCCCGCGCCGTCCCGGACGTGCTGTTCTACAGCTACACCAAGGAGGTCTCCAGGTTCCGGCGTCTGGTCGAGCCGGACCCGCCCGCGAACTTCCGCTGGGTCTACAGCTACGGCGGCCGGGAGGACCACCTCCTCGACCCTGAGCACGGAGACCGGGTCGCCGACGTCTTCCCCGACGAGGCCGCCATCACCTCCGCCGGATGGCACACCAACGCGGCCACCGACCTCGACGCCGTCCTCGGACCGAGCCCGGTCGGCATGACCCAGAACGCCCAACCGCACCTGCGCCACCGCATCGGCGGGCGCACCTTCGGTGAGTGGCAGGCTGCCGAACACGCGCGCGGCCGGAGCCTGCCCCGCCGCCCCCCGCACCGCTGA
- a CDS encoding GH25 family lysozyme gives MTDYGIDIASHQGDRIDWPAVAGHNITYCSVKTTEGTTYTNPLAAAQVDGARRVGIAVGGYHYAHPGNVAGQVGYFAASLHARGLLAEGSMWPMLDMEEDGFGDPNDFIAEFVERFRAATGAPLLVYANQNWFTRLLRPHEWADDRVLLWVAQYNGDPGRPDYSHPRLALHQHTSSGNVHGFPKPVDRNATLPGWLRDAFILGTPPTPAPQQPAPAPAGWVPYVIAPGDTLSAIAARTGTTVAELAHRNGIPDPDLIHAGRVIQVPGTGGAGGGERYQIRPGDTLSAIAARWSTTVAAIAARNNIADPNRIYAGSWLTRP, from the coding sequence TTGACCGACTACGGCATCGACATCGCCAGCCACCAGGGCGACCGGATCGACTGGCCCGCCGTCGCGGGCCACAACATCACCTACTGCTCGGTGAAGACCACCGAGGGCACCACCTACACCAACCCCCTGGCCGCCGCGCAGGTCGACGGCGCCCGCCGTGTCGGCATCGCGGTCGGCGGCTACCACTACGCCCACCCCGGCAACGTCGCAGGACAGGTCGGCTACTTCGCCGCAAGCCTGCACGCCCGCGGGCTGCTCGCCGAGGGCTCGATGTGGCCCATGCTCGACATGGAGGAGGACGGCTTCGGCGACCCCAACGACTTCATCGCCGAGTTCGTCGAGCGCTTCCGCGCCGCGACCGGCGCGCCGCTGCTGGTCTACGCCAACCAGAACTGGTTCACCCGGCTCCTGCGCCCCCACGAGTGGGCCGACGATCGCGTGCTGCTGTGGGTCGCGCAGTACAACGGCGACCCCGGCCGCCCGGACTACTCCCACCCCCGACTCGCCCTGCACCAGCACACCAGCAGCGGCAACGTCCACGGCTTCCCCAAGCCTGTCGACCGCAACGCCACCCTTCCCGGCTGGTTACGCGACGCGTTCATCCTCGGCACCCCGCCCACCCCCGCACCCCAGCAGCCCGCCCCGGCCCCCGCTGGCTGGGTGCCCTACGTCATCGCCCCCGGCGACACCCTCTCCGCCATCGCCGCCCGCACCGGCACCACCGTGGCCGAGCTCGCACACCGCAACGGCATCCCCGACCCGGACCTGATCCACGCGGGCCGCGTCATCCAGGTCCCCGGCACCGGGGGAGCGGGCGGCGGCGAGCGCTACCAGATCCGCCCCGGCGACACCCTCTCCGCGATCGCCGCCCGCTGGAGCACCACCGTGGCCGCCATCGCCGCGCGCAACAACATCGCCGACCCGAACCGCATCTACGCCGGTTCCTGGCTCACCCGCCCGTGA
- a CDS encoding phage tail protein: MLGDVLGETLIALIPLVAPLTQALLGLVVGGLAPLITPVRQLVDLLLPPLLKLITDWVPLVVRATETVTSMAVATTTAAAVLVDKLMPTLTWLVDGVVMPVFARLVEIVDGALRALQGVIDMAVGLITGDWQRAWTGLKDFLGGTWDLIVATTKLLVVDLMTMLADLPEKIFDLFADVGGLLVEAGKNLIKGLVRGFEIGWGWVEEKLGSLTDMLPEWKGPPARDRVLLRGNGKLIMRGFTEGLAAGEPQVRRYLTDLTDSLPAMIATVEPAAPARATTTGAAVRGEDLAAFTDAVRRLAERPVIVRVGAVEIARATAEGNRSLARR, encoded by the coding sequence TTGCTCGGTGATGTGCTGGGCGAGACCTTGATCGCCCTGATCCCGCTGGTAGCGCCGCTGACACAAGCGCTGCTCGGGCTCGTCGTCGGTGGGCTCGCGCCCCTGATCACGCCGGTGCGGCAGTTGGTCGACCTGCTGCTTCCGCCGCTGCTCAAGTTGATCACCGATTGGGTGCCGCTGGTCGTCCGGGCGACCGAGACGGTGACGTCCATGGCCGTGGCCACGACCACGGCGGCGGCCGTGCTGGTCGACAAGCTCATGCCCACCCTGACGTGGCTGGTCGACGGCGTCGTGATGCCGGTCTTCGCGCGCTTGGTGGAGATCGTCGACGGCGCGCTCCGCGCCCTCCAAGGCGTCATCGACATGGCCGTCGGGTTGATCACCGGCGACTGGCAGCGCGCCTGGACCGGCCTGAAGGACTTCCTCGGTGGCACCTGGGACCTGATCGTCGCGACCACGAAACTGCTGGTCGTGGACCTGATGACCATGCTCGCGGACCTGCCGGAAAAGATCTTCGACCTGTTCGCGGACGTCGGTGGGTTGCTGGTCGAGGCCGGAAAGAACCTGATCAAGGGCCTCGTTCGCGGGTTCGAGATCGGGTGGGGGTGGGTCGAGGAGAAGTTGGGCAGCTTGACGGACATGTTGCCCGAGTGGAAGGGACCGCCCGCACGGGACCGGGTCCTGTTGCGCGGCAACGGAAAGCTCATCATGCGCGGCTTCACGGAGGGCCTGGCCGCCGGAGAGCCACAGGTGCGCCGCTACCTAACGGACCTGACGGACTCCCTGCCCGCCATGATCGCCACCGTCGAACCCGCCGCCCCCGCCCGCGCCACCACCACGGGTGCCGCCGTGCGGGGCGAGGACCTGGCCGCGTTCACCGACGCCGTGCGACGACTGGCCGAGCGGCCCGTGATCGTGCGGGTGGGCGCGGTCGAGATCGCCCGCGCCACCGCCGAGGGAAACCGCTCCCTGGCCAGGAGGTGA
- a CDS encoding SU10 major capsid protein translates to MPGIRDIANTYNAPNFVGELFSLTPSDTPFLSAIGGLTGGRRATAVIHTWTVYDLRPPDPDRQRAEGADAPPAEGRIRGQERNVVEIHQESVGVTYTRQATQAMFAGTGAANPNAAAIGGTNAVANEMDWQTQQALVQIARDVEATFLVGRYQEPTDNSTVRKTRGILEATRTNVITNSTPTPLTESMVIDLLQKVWENGGIQISETATLMCGAWQKRRLTDEFVTRKNYQEQTRNVGGVSVSTIETDFGRVNIMLNRHMPADAVQVVSLEQCAPVMLEKPGSGFLFSEPLAKTGASDRVHIYGEIGLEYGPEIAHGKITGLTTGPVTG, encoded by the coding sequence TTGCCCGGTATCCGCGACATCGCCAACACCTACAACGCGCCGAACTTCGTGGGCGAGTTGTTCTCGCTCACCCCCAGCGACACGCCGTTCCTGTCCGCGATCGGCGGTCTGACCGGCGGTCGGCGGGCGACCGCCGTGATCCACACCTGGACCGTGTACGACCTGCGTCCGCCGGACCCCGACCGTCAGCGCGCCGAGGGTGCGGACGCCCCGCCCGCCGAGGGCCGCATCCGTGGCCAGGAGCGCAACGTGGTGGAGATCCACCAGGAGAGCGTGGGCGTGACCTACACCCGCCAGGCCACGCAGGCCATGTTCGCCGGGACCGGCGCGGCCAACCCGAACGCCGCCGCGATCGGCGGCACCAACGCCGTGGCCAACGAGATGGACTGGCAGACCCAACAGGCGCTGGTGCAGATCGCCCGCGACGTGGAAGCCACCTTCCTCGTCGGCCGGTACCAGGAGCCCACCGACAACTCCACGGTACGCAAGACCAGGGGCATCCTGGAGGCCACCCGCACCAACGTGATCACCAACTCCACCCCGACGCCGCTGACCGAGTCGATGGTGATCGACCTGTTGCAGAAGGTCTGGGAGAACGGCGGCATCCAGATCAGCGAGACGGCCACGCTGATGTGCGGGGCGTGGCAGAAGCGCCGCCTGACCGACGAGTTCGTCACCCGGAAGAACTACCAGGAGCAGACGCGCAACGTCGGCGGCGTCAGCGTCTCGACCATCGAGACGGACTTCGGTCGCGTCAACATCATGCTCAACCGCCACATGCCCGCCGACGCGGTGCAGGTGGTGTCGCTGGAGCAGTGCGCGCCCGTGATGCTGGAGAAGCCAGGCTCCGGCTTCTTGTTCTCCGAGCCGCTGGCCAAGACTGGCGCGTCGGACCGCGTGCACATCTACGGGGAGATCGGCCTGGAGTACGGGCCGGAGATCGCCCACGGCAAGATCACCGGCCTGACCACCGGCCCGGTCACTGGTTAG
- a CDS encoding phage portal protein: MSRAHDAQLPELETLDAYYEGEQSLSYMHPELLRRLDGRVRQVVINWPQLVVDSLSERLDVNGFRLGGQQAADAELWQVWQANQLGLHAEQAHTDALALGRSFAIVGTNEDDAAAPLVTVESPLDVHVDIDPRTRRVRAALKRQHAADQGEYGSAESWATLYLPHETRWYSSEDGGGTWTETDRDEHGMGRVPVVPLVNRPRTRRRSAPPRLGRSELLSVLPLSDAACKVCTDMMISAEYHSMPRRYALGFDQADFVDAQGNPLTPWEAVAGVLWASPKSPRDDGVQVGQFAEADLSNFHNTLNALARVVAGITGLPPHYLGYATENPASADGIRSAESRHIKRAQRRQRVFGTGWAEVLRTVLMVRDGRVPEEALRMETMWADPSTPTIAERADAAVKLFSADRLLPRRAARRSLGYSDAEIRDMETEDVQAYNRAVGDPAEQAGEFAPKPPAADPDEVPQVFVPAPRRSSEQVGSLAVQFREAPSGR, encoded by the coding sequence TTGAGTCGGGCGCACGACGCGCAGCTCCCCGAGCTGGAGACCCTCGACGCGTACTACGAGGGCGAGCAGTCGCTGTCGTACATGCACCCCGAGCTGCTGCGGCGGCTGGATGGGCGAGTGCGACAGGTCGTGATCAACTGGCCGCAACTCGTGGTCGACAGCCTGTCGGAACGACTGGACGTCAACGGGTTCCGTCTCGGCGGTCAGCAAGCGGCCGACGCGGAACTGTGGCAGGTCTGGCAGGCCAACCAACTCGGCCTGCACGCCGAGCAGGCCCACACCGACGCACTCGCGCTGGGCCGCTCGTTCGCCATCGTCGGCACCAATGAGGACGACGCTGCGGCACCCCTAGTGACGGTGGAGTCGCCGCTGGACGTGCACGTGGACATCGACCCGCGCACCCGGCGGGTCCGCGCCGCGCTCAAGCGCCAGCACGCCGCCGACCAGGGGGAGTACGGCTCCGCCGAGTCTTGGGCCACGCTCTACCTGCCCCACGAGACGCGGTGGTACTCCAGCGAGGACGGCGGCGGCACCTGGACCGAGACCGACCGCGACGAGCACGGAATGGGCCGCGTGCCTGTGGTGCCGCTGGTCAACCGGCCCCGCACCCGGCGGCGCAGCGCACCGCCGAGGCTGGGCCGGTCCGAGCTGCTGTCGGTGCTGCCGCTGTCCGACGCGGCCTGCAAGGTCTGCACCGACATGATGATCAGCGCCGAGTACCACTCGATGCCGCGAAGGTACGCGCTCGGTTTCGATCAAGCCGATTTCGTTGACGCACAAGGCAATCCGCTCACCCCGTGGGAGGCCGTCGCCGGGGTCCTGTGGGCAAGTCCCAAGTCCCCCAGGGACGACGGGGTCCAGGTCGGCCAGTTCGCCGAGGCCGACCTGTCGAACTTCCACAACACGCTCAACGCGCTGGCCCGTGTGGTCGCCGGGATCACGGGCCTGCCGCCGCACTACCTCGGCTACGCCACGGAGAACCCGGCCAGCGCGGACGGCATCCGCTCGGCGGAGTCCCGCCACATCAAGCGCGCGCAGCGCAGGCAGCGGGTCTTCGGCACCGGCTGGGCCGAGGTGCTGCGAACGGTGCTGATGGTGCGCGACGGGCGCGTGCCCGAGGAGGCATTGCGCATGGAGACCATGTGGGCCGACCCGTCCACGCCCACGATCGCCGAGCGCGCCGACGCGGCGGTCAAGCTGTTCTCGGCCGACCGGCTGTTGCCGCGGCGTGCGGCCCGGCGCTCGCTGGGCTACTCCGACGCGGAGATCCGGGACATGGAGACCGAGGACGTCCAGGCCTACAACCGCGCAGTCGGCGACCCGGCCGAGCAGGCCGGGGAGTTCGCGCCCAAGCCACCTGCCGCCGACCCCGACGAGGTGCCGCAGGTGTTCGTGCCCGCTCCGCGCCGCTCGTCGGAGCAGGTCGGGTCGCTGGCGGTGCAGTTCCGGGAAGCGCCGTCCGGGAGGTGA
- a CDS encoding terminase large subunit — protein sequence MCGRTFDGRTCRKRGSHLCVPRADHAQAFAEEICVHTKDRWARRPFILAEWQREEIVRPLFGEVRWDDEAAHYVRRYRIAWIEIARKNGKSELLAFVALYLLVGDGVEGAEIYGAAKDRAQAAKVFDVEARMVALSPVLSKRLVVKDHVKRIVDEKTSSFYEVIAADATGNLGHNPSGVIFDEVLTQPDGRLWDALRTGMGTRAEPLMVAATTAGDTGSAFAKAEHDECLKIQADPARAPHRFVYIRALSRDADPFDESLWHLANPALGDFLSVQSLRDEALEARNDPSKENSWRQFRCNQWVGQSHRWMPMHLYALCVGTATDSARWLREQHARKPAWGGLDLASKMDLTAWCVAVPDGIDGHPSLLWRFWLPEGALAFLDERNEGKFSRWVEQGWLRVTDGDVIDYESIYDDLAEDGALLRIADISYDEWSGEPARERIQKRTGAPMYPVQQTYRGMTPGMTEIMARTKARTWSHHGNPIASWCFDNVEVLHPPGDPDLLRPSKPERGKVGLRIDAVPAASMALAGLALRGTKAKKPNRMMVLG from the coding sequence GTGTGCGGGCGCACCTTCGACGGCCGCACCTGCCGCAAGCGCGGCAGCCACCTGTGCGTGCCGCGCGCCGACCACGCGCAGGCGTTCGCCGAGGAAATCTGCGTCCACACCAAGGACCGCTGGGCCCGGCGGCCGTTCATCCTCGCCGAGTGGCAGCGGGAGGAGATCGTCAGGCCGTTGTTCGGCGAGGTCCGCTGGGACGACGAGGCCGCCCACTACGTCCGCCGGTACCGGATCGCGTGGATCGAGATCGCCCGCAAGAACGGCAAGTCCGAGCTGCTGGCGTTTGTCGCGCTGTACCTGCTCGTCGGAGACGGCGTCGAGGGCGCGGAGATCTACGGCGCGGCCAAGGACCGCGCCCAGGCCGCCAAGGTCTTCGACGTCGAGGCCAGAATGGTTGCCCTGAGCCCTGTGCTGTCCAAGCGGCTAGTGGTCAAAGACCACGTCAAGAGGATCGTGGACGAGAAGACAAGTTCGTTCTACGAGGTCATTGCCGCTGACGCCACCGGCAACCTCGGCCATAACCCCAGCGGCGTGATCTTCGACGAGGTGCTGACCCAGCCCGACGGTCGGCTGTGGGACGCGCTGCGTACCGGCATGGGCACTCGCGCCGAACCGCTGATGGTCGCCGCGACCACCGCAGGCGATACCGGCAGCGCGTTCGCCAAGGCTGAGCACGACGAGTGCCTGAAAATCCAGGCGGACCCAGCGCGGGCACCGCACCGCTTCGTCTACATCCGGGCGCTCTCGCGGGACGCCGACCCGTTCGACGAGTCGCTGTGGCACCTGGCCAACCCGGCGCTCGGCGACTTTCTGAGCGTTCAGAGCCTGCGCGACGAGGCATTGGAGGCCAGGAACGACCCCAGCAAGGAGAACTCATGGCGGCAATTCCGCTGCAACCAGTGGGTCGGCCAAAGCCACCGCTGGATGCCGATGCACCTGTACGCGCTGTGCGTGGGCACCGCGACCGACAGCGCCCGTTGGCTGCGCGAGCAGCACGCCCGCAAGCCAGCCTGGGGTGGGCTGGACCTGGCGTCCAAGATGGACCTGACCGCCTGGTGTGTCGCGGTACCCGACGGCATCGACGGGCATCCCTCGCTGCTGTGGCGGTTCTGGTTGCCCGAGGGCGCACTGGCGTTCCTGGACGAGCGCAACGAGGGCAAATTCAGCCGCTGGGTCGAGCAGGGTTGGCTACGCGTCACCGATGGTGACGTGATCGACTACGAGTCGATCTACGACGACCTCGCCGAGGACGGCGCTCTGCTGCGCATCGCCGACATCAGCTACGACGAGTGGTCGGGTGAGCCTGCCCGCGAACGCATCCAGAAGCGCACGGGCGCGCCGATGTACCCGGTCCAGCAGACCTACAGGGGCATGACGCCAGGAATGACGGAGATCATGGCCCGCACCAAGGCTCGGACCTGGTCCCACCACGGAAACCCGATCGCCTCGTGGTGCTTCGACAACGTCGAGGTGCTGCACCCGCCCGGCGACCCCGACCTGTTGCGCCCATCCAAGCCGGAACGCGGCAAAGTCGGCCTGCGCATCGACGCCGTGCCTGCGGCGTCGATGGCTCTAGCCGGGCTAGCACTACGGGGCACTAAGGCCAAGAAGCCGAACCGAATGATGGTGCTGGGATGA
- a CDS encoding phage terminase small subunit P27 family: protein MGKRGPAAKPTSLRVLHGDRADRINHSEPVPPAQEITCPDWASDAARAIWDRLAPGLEQRGVLTAWDLDAFLILCEALARYRSATALVNGSALLVQGGSGLMRNPALQVQAEAERVFLQYAARFGLTPSDRQSIKVEVGGDQNQRGGPGRLLS from the coding sequence ATGGGCAAACGCGGCCCTGCGGCCAAGCCGACCAGCCTGCGCGTGCTGCACGGCGACCGCGCCGACCGGATCAACCACTCCGAGCCGGTGCCGCCCGCGCAGGAGATCACCTGCCCGGACTGGGCCTCGGACGCCGCCCGCGCGATCTGGGACCGGCTCGCGCCGGGGCTGGAGCAGCGCGGGGTGTTGACCGCCTGGGACCTGGACGCGTTCCTGATCCTGTGCGAGGCGCTGGCCCGCTACCGCTCGGCGACCGCGCTGGTGAACGGCTCGGCGCTGCTGGTGCAGGGCGGCAGTGGGTTGATGCGGAATCCCGCGCTCCAGGTGCAGGCCGAGGCGGAGCGCGTCTTCCTCCAGTACGCCGCCCGCTTCGGCCTGACCCCGTCCGACCGCCAGTCCATCAAGGTGGAGGTGGGCGGCGACCAGAACCAACGGGGCGGGCCGGGCCGCCTCCTCAGCTAA
- a CDS encoding DUF932 domain-containing protein, translating into MAELMRKAGVSGWSVTRQPMANLVPSGKCTECAKPVGKPHSTGCLMLEEVPSETGSKLVELDHTTVLVEAPGVWGLVRVDPEAPYGFRHLGHTTREVNPVAIEVRAEVLADILKNMPGAKPAQAGPLWEGAGAFVSVRVPDLVSVGKTDTLDMRAVLVNSLVPGRGSVLRVMPMHNTTQTVLPVVLPGLPGRVELSPEDNKDARITEASEGLDLLTRMAEQMEETATRLLRKKMSVKEALEFADTVLKDKAMPTHSALQHQQYEDRKQYMSAWVKGETLMPECKGSRWTALMAVLFHAQHVKVVKPTADARRVRATSTLFPKQEALNTTQIAWDLITQGL; encoded by the coding sequence GTGGCCGAACTCATGAGGAAGGCCGGGGTGTCCGGGTGGTCCGTCACCCGTCAGCCGATGGCCAACCTTGTGCCCTCTGGCAAGTGCACCGAATGTGCCAAGCCGGTTGGCAAGCCCCACAGCACCGGGTGCCTGATGTTGGAGGAGGTTCCGTCCGAGACCGGGAGCAAGCTTGTGGAGCTGGACCACACCACCGTGCTGGTGGAGGCACCGGGGGTGTGGGGGCTGGTCAGGGTGGACCCGGAAGCCCCGTATGGGTTCCGGCACCTGGGGCACACCACCCGTGAGGTCAACCCGGTGGCCATTGAGGTCCGGGCCGAAGTCCTTGCCGACATCCTGAAGAACATGCCGGGTGCCAAGCCCGCCCAGGCCGGGCCGTTGTGGGAGGGGGCCGGGGCGTTCGTCTCCGTGCGGGTGCCCGACCTGGTGTCCGTGGGCAAGACCGACACCCTGGACATGAGGGCCGTTCTGGTCAACAGCCTGGTGCCGGGCCGTGGTTCCGTGCTCCGGGTGATGCCGATGCACAACACCACCCAGACCGTCTTGCCGGTGGTGTTGCCGGGGCTTCCGGGCCGGGTGGAGCTGTCCCCGGAGGACAACAAGGATGCCCGCATCACCGAGGCCAGTGAGGGCCTGGACCTTCTCACCCGGATGGCCGAACAGATGGAGGAGACCGCTACCCGGCTGCTCCGCAAGAAGATGTCCGTCAAGGAGGCACTGGAGTTCGCGGACACGGTGCTCAAGGACAAGGCCATGCCGACCCACTCCGCCTTGCAGCACCAGCAGTATGAGGACCGCAAGCAGTACATGTCCGCCTGGGTCAAGGGTGAGACCCTGATGCCGGAGTGCAAGGGGTCCCGCTGGACCGCCTTGATGGCCGTGCTCTTCCATGCCCAGCATGTGAAGGTGGTCAAGCCGACCGCCGATGCCCGCCGGGTCCGGGCCACCTCAACCCTGTTCCCGAAGCAGGAAGCCTTGAACACCACCCAGATTGCCTGGGACCTGATCACCCAGGGACTCTGA
- a CDS encoding IS5-like element ISAmi2 family transposase: MLFYRAALPLSHQTLTFVSGLVRAHRKQLGSVWRKLNPGQQALLVLVYLRKGETFADLAAGFAVSTSTCWRYVNETVELLAQRSPKLREALRKAKRQGMAHVVIDGTLIPIDRIAADRPFYSGKHKIHGVNLQVIASPDGTILWVSGDLPGSTHDTAAARIWNILAALRHAGLIALGDKGYHAYDPTDRHVITPYKGRNKPESQKDANRAHARLRGPGERANAQLKTWRILRKLRCCPRRAGRLAKAIHVLQNYEATTG; this comes from the coding sequence GTGCTGTTCTACCGTGCCGCGCTGCCGTTGTCACATCAGACCCTGACCTTCGTGTCCGGGCTGGTCCGCGCCCACCGCAAGCAGCTCGGATCGGTGTGGCGCAAGCTCAACCCAGGACAACAAGCCCTGCTGGTGCTGGTGTACCTGCGCAAAGGCGAGACCTTCGCCGATCTCGCCGCCGGGTTCGCGGTCTCGACCTCCACCTGCTGGCGCTATGTCAACGAGACCGTCGAACTGCTCGCCCAGCGGTCCCCGAAGCTCCGAGAAGCGCTGCGCAAGGCGAAACGCCAGGGCATGGCCCACGTGGTGATCGACGGCACGCTCATCCCGATCGACCGGATCGCCGCCGACCGCCCCTTCTACTCCGGCAAGCACAAGATCCATGGAGTGAACCTGCAGGTGATCGCGTCCCCGGACGGCACGATCCTGTGGGTGTCCGGCGACTTGCCCGGCAGCACCCACGACACCGCCGCCGCCCGGATCTGGAACATCCTCGCCGCCCTGCGCCACGCCGGGCTGATCGCCCTGGGCGACAAGGGCTACCACGCCTACGACCCGACCGACCGCCACGTGATCACCCCTTACAAGGGCCGCAACAAACCTGAATCACAGAAGGACGCCAACCGCGCCCATGCCCGCCTGCGCGGCCCCGGCGAACGCGCCAACGCCCAGCTCAAGACCTGGCGCATCCTCCGCAAACTCCGCTGCTGCCCCCGCCGCGCCGGCCGACTGGCCAAAGCCATCCACGTCCTACAGAACTACGAGGCCACCACAGGATGA
- a CDS encoding SAM-dependent methyltransferase has product MGRLYDDLLEAELEGGAADPNLHIGYWDTPDSPVPRAEAVVRFTDEHVRRLHVTTGDRVLDMGCGVGGPALRAVDLTGAHVTGISISAAQITHATHLAKSAGHADNTKFLHADAMALPFPDSSFDAVMAIESLIHMPDRERVLNEARRVLRPGGRLVLTELFERAPRPTRRHPAITEFCRASMVSLPNADDYPALLHRAGLRLRELLDITDHTVQRNFRELADLVGDAKGLLFHPRDLVGVPEFGCFLAVAEHP; this is encoded by the coding sequence GTGGGCCGCCTGTACGACGACCTGCTGGAGGCCGAGCTGGAGGGCGGCGCAGCCGACCCGAACCTGCACATCGGCTACTGGGACACACCGGACTCACCGGTTCCACGCGCCGAAGCGGTGGTGCGCTTCACCGACGAGCACGTCCGCCGCCTGCACGTGACCACGGGCGACCGAGTGCTCGACATGGGCTGCGGCGTAGGCGGCCCGGCCCTGCGCGCGGTGGACCTGACCGGCGCCCACGTGACCGGAATCAGCATCAGCGCCGCCCAGATCACCCACGCGACCCACCTGGCCAAGTCCGCGGGCCACGCGGACAACACCAAGTTCCTCCACGCAGACGCGATGGCCCTCCCGTTCCCGGACTCCTCGTTCGACGCGGTCATGGCAATCGAGTCCCTGATCCACATGCCCGACCGCGAGCGGGTCCTGAACGAGGCAAGACGCGTACTGCGCCCAGGCGGCCGACTGGTCCTCACCGAACTGTTCGAACGCGCCCCAAGACCCACCCGCAGACACCCAGCGATAACCGAGTTCTGCCGAGCATCGATGGTGTCCCTGCCCAACGCAGACGACTACCCCGCACTACTACACCGAGCAGGCCTACGCTTACGGGAACTCCTGGATATCACCGACCACACCGTCCAACGCAACTTCCGCGAACTGGCCGATCTGGTAGGCGACGCGAAGGGCCTGCTGTTCCACCCACGCGACCTGGTGGGCGTCCCAGAATTCGGCTGCTTCCTAGCAGTAGCCGAACACCCGTAA
- a CDS encoding SAM-dependent methyltransferase: protein MSDTTLSVPVPEEVGKLYDQILKDEHTYEQFEKFNHQLHIGYWDDPTSDVPMREAVVRLTELMVERLRVDVEDRVLDLGCGIGGPATQIVRTTGARVVGVSISEEQVKLATRLATEAGVGDRATFQRADAMRLPFEDESFDAVMALESILHMPSREQVLSEARRVLRPGGRLVLTDFFERAPHTPGMHPAIEGFCRTAMTTMADVDDYVPMLHRVGLRVRELLDITEQTMERTWRETLEIVSQNDRPVDFDLAELFGVDEFGCLLVAADRP, encoded by the coding sequence ATGAGCGACACCACGCTGTCCGTGCCCGTCCCCGAGGAGGTCGGCAAGCTCTACGACCAGATCCTGAAGGACGAGCACACCTACGAGCAGTTCGAGAAGTTCAACCACCAGCTGCACATCGGCTACTGGGACGACCCGACCTCGGACGTGCCCATGCGCGAGGCCGTGGTGCGCCTGACCGAGCTGATGGTCGAGCGCCTGCGGGTGGACGTCGAGGACCGCGTGCTGGACCTGGGCTGCGGCATCGGCGGCCCGGCGACCCAGATCGTGCGCACCACCGGCGCACGCGTCGTCGGCGTGAGCATCAGCGAGGAGCAGGTCAAGCTCGCCACCAGGCTGGCCACCGAGGCGGGCGTGGGCGACCGCGCCACCTTCCAGCGCGCCGACGCCATGCGGCTGCCGTTCGAGGACGAGTCCTTCGACGCGGTGATGGCCCTGGAGTCGATCCTGCACATGCCGTCCAGGGAGCAGGTCCTGTCCGAGGCGCGCCGGGTCCTGCGCCCCGGAGGCCGCCTGGTCCTCACCGACTTCTTCGAACGCGCACCCCACACGCCGGGGATGCACCCCGCGATCGAGGGCTTCTGCCGAACCGCGATGACGACGATGGCCGACGTGGACGACTACGTGCCGATGCTGCACCGGGTGGGCCTGCGCGTGCGGGAGCTGCTGGACATCACCGAGCAGACCATGGAACGCACTTGGCGGGAGACCCTGGAGATCGTCAGCCAGAACGACCGCCCGGTCGACTTCGACCTGGCGGAGCTGTTCGGCGTGGACGAGTTCGGCTGCCTGCTGGTCGCCGCAGACCGCCCGTGA